From one Leptospira kanakyensis genomic stretch:
- a CDS encoding Crp/Fnr family transcriptional regulator: MSVEEIKVVNYSKGAAIVVQNSINTGNFFIVRSGRVSVDSEHIVVDHELAFYEAGDSFGLVSALTEHRFLVTLFADTDVELVQIPIRLLGSYLKERKELAMKILGLYSRELRTLQKHLSKANKPADREYHPERLVQNARTYLSWQKPNIAAYSIQSFLNWSKENHSTENLTEAKDLLKSFGSNYKPFVWDSMQANLEPGEILFVESEKSNEIYVVLEGNVKLFGIVRGFEYVIDVLGPGEIFGEMSLIDNAPRMASAITETKSKILRVTAENLFESVGPSLLQKIFESIARRIWFSHQRLVILRLKTPVIRLYAYLYNSIRDQDIRLGRNLDESLANAHTIYIQLEELCNMCGIIKVKSESIQEFLSDTNLVIEPNRITIKSRKRLEEKLGHYKSKEGQIVA; the protein is encoded by the coding sequence GTGTCTGTAGAAGAAATCAAAGTTGTTAATTATTCCAAAGGTGCTGCCATTGTTGTGCAGAATTCCATCAATACGGGAAACTTTTTTATTGTTAGGTCTGGTCGAGTTTCCGTTGATTCCGAACACATTGTTGTCGATCATGAACTTGCGTTTTACGAAGCAGGGGATAGTTTTGGGCTCGTATCGGCCCTCACCGAACATCGGTTTTTGGTTACATTATTTGCTGATACGGATGTGGAGTTGGTTCAAATTCCCATTCGACTTTTAGGATCCTACCTTAAAGAAAGAAAAGAACTAGCAATGAAGATTTTAGGTCTTTATTCCAGAGAACTTCGAACCTTACAGAAACATCTTTCCAAAGCGAATAAACCTGCAGACAGAGAATACCACCCAGAACGACTGGTGCAAAATGCTAGAACTTATTTATCCTGGCAAAAGCCAAATATAGCTGCTTATTCAATCCAAAGTTTTTTGAATTGGTCTAAAGAAAATCATTCTACAGAAAACCTAACGGAAGCTAAAGATCTACTCAAATCTTTCGGTTCCAATTACAAACCGTTTGTTTGGGATAGTATGCAAGCAAATTTGGAACCTGGCGAAATTCTTTTTGTCGAAAGTGAAAAGAGTAACGAAATCTATGTTGTGTTAGAGGGGAATGTTAAACTTTTTGGGATTGTCCGTGGTTTTGAATACGTAATCGATGTTCTTGGTCCTGGCGAAATTTTTGGCGAAATGTCTCTGATTGACAACGCACCAAGGATGGCTTCTGCCATCACAGAAACCAAAAGTAAAATCCTTCGAGTGACCGCAGAAAATTTATTTGAATCAGTGGGACCTTCTCTATTACAGAAAATTTTCGAAAGCATCGCAAGGCGAATTTGGTTCTCCCACCAACGTTTGGTAATCCTTAGATTGAAAACTCCGGTGATTCGATTGTATGCCTACTTGTACAATTCCATCCGTGACCAGGACATTCGGTTGGGTCGAAATTTGGATGAGAGTCTAGCCAATGCACATACTATCTACATCCAACTGGAAGAACTTTGTAATATGTGCGGAATCATCAAGGTTAAGTCGGAAAGTATCCAGGAGTTCCTGAGCGATACCAATTTGGTCATTGAACCAAACCGCATTACCATAAAAAGTCGTAAACGTTTAGAAGAAAAATTAGGGCACTATAAATCCAAAGAAGGGCAAATTGTCGCTTAA
- a CDS encoding alkaline phosphatase family protein encodes MPKQKTFQKTVVIDVVGLSSFLVGEFTPFLKEYLQKKHTLTIKPMLPALTTSSQSTYLTGKWPNEHGVVGNGWYDHEDAEIKFWKQSNHLVEAEKIWERAKKIDPNFTCSKMFWWYNMYSSADYSVTPRPQYHADGVKAPDCYSNPPELRDELQTKLGSFPLFNFWGPNANIKSTKWIADASIYVDKKYDPTLTLIYLPHLDYCLQKYGPNLPKIKKELLEIDSVLKDLIEYYERKNTKIILLSEYGITPVSQPIHINRILRKEGLINVRKERWYELLDPGASAAFAVSDHQIAHVYCKDSKIKNRVTNLLQNIDGIALVLDKNSQKKYHINHKRSGDIVLVADPKFWFTYYYWLDDKLAPDYARLVDIHRKPGYDPCEMFMDPKKPGIRLRAGLKLLRKKLGFRYLMDVIPLDANLVKGSHGAIHEQREFYPIFSSQTQYPEKEISAIKVYDLIWDQMTSKI; translated from the coding sequence ATGCCAAAACAAAAAACTTTTCAAAAGACAGTTGTAATTGATGTTGTAGGACTTAGTTCTTTTTTAGTGGGAGAATTTACCCCATTTCTTAAAGAGTATTTACAAAAAAAACATACCCTAACCATTAAACCAATGTTACCTGCACTCACGACAAGTTCTCAATCGACTTATCTGACGGGTAAATGGCCAAACGAACATGGGGTTGTGGGAAATGGTTGGTATGATCATGAAGATGCAGAAATAAAATTTTGGAAACAATCCAACCATTTGGTGGAAGCTGAAAAAATTTGGGAACGAGCTAAAAAAATCGATCCTAACTTTACTTGTTCAAAGATGTTTTGGTGGTACAATATGTACTCTAGTGCTGACTATTCTGTCACACCAAGACCTCAATATCATGCGGACGGTGTAAAAGCTCCTGATTGTTATTCCAATCCACCTGAACTTAGAGATGAGTTACAAACAAAACTTGGTTCGTTTCCATTATTTAATTTTTGGGGACCAAATGCAAATATCAAATCAACAAAGTGGATTGCGGACGCTAGCATCTATGTTGATAAAAAATATGATCCTACTCTTACATTAATTTATCTTCCCCATTTGGACTATTGCCTTCAAAAGTATGGCCCAAACCTTCCCAAAATTAAAAAAGAACTTTTGGAAATAGATTCTGTTCTAAAAGATTTGATCGAATATTATGAACGTAAAAATACAAAGATCATTTTGTTATCAGAGTATGGAATCACTCCGGTTTCTCAACCCATTCATATCAATCGAATCCTGAGAAAAGAAGGTCTTATCAATGTTCGTAAAGAAAGATGGTATGAACTTCTTGATCCGGGGGCATCGGCTGCCTTTGCTGTTTCAGACCATCAAATTGCTCACGTTTATTGTAAGGATTCTAAAATCAAAAACCGGGTGACAAATTTGTTACAAAACATTGACGGTATTGCTCTTGTTTTAGATAAAAATTCACAAAAAAAATACCATATCAATCACAAACGTTCTGGTGACATTGTTCTTGTCGCAGATCCCAAGTTTTGGTTTACCTATTATTATTGGTTGGATGACAAATTGGCTCCAGATTATGCTCGTTTGGTGGATATTCATAGAAAACCAGGTTATGATCCTTGCGAAATGTTTATGGATCCCAAAAAACCAGGGATTCGTCTCCGGGCAGGTCTTAAATTACTCCGTAAAAAACTAGGGTTTCGTTACCTTATGGATGTAATTCCGTTGGATGCTAATTTGGTAAAAGGCTCTCATGGCGCCATCCATGAACAAAGGGAGTTTTATCCCATTTTTTCTTCTCAAACACAATACCCAGAAAAAGAAATTTCTGCTATTAAAGTGTACGATTTGATTTGGGATCAAATGACTTCAAAGATTTAA